The region TCTTTTACCCCTTTACTTACATGAGCTGAATTATCAACCTCTATCATATATATATCATCTTGTAATTTTCTAGTATATGTAAACCCATTCCATTCTTTTGGGATACATGGATCAATTATAAGTTCATTGTAATTAGGTCTAATCCCTAATATCCATTGTACAGCTACACGATGAAGCCATTGTGCCGATCCAGTAAACCATGTCCAACTTCCTCTACCATAATATGGTGATGTAGGTCCATCAGAATTTCCTGGGGTTACATATGGCTCTCCCATGTATGTATCAATATCATTTGAACGGTTTGGAGGACATATCTTTCTATATGCTTCATATGCTTTATCAGCATCTCCCAACATAGCATATGCGCGCACAGCCCATGTAGCTGCATGAGTATATACGCCTCCATTCTCTCTTAACCCTGGTGCATATCTTGTAATGTATCCAATTTTCTCATCCGGAGTTGAATACTCGGGAAATAAAAGAAGTGCTCCATAATCTTTCAAAAGATATTTTGAAACAGAATCCATACATTTTTTTGCTCTATCATTATCTGCTATTCCACTAATAACAGCCCATATTTGAGGATTTAAATAGATAAATCCTTGTTCATTATATTTAGCTCCTACTTTTTCTCCATTATCTTGTGTTGCCTGAAGATACCATTTTCCGTCCCATCCATATTTATTAATATTAGTTCTTAGTAACTCACATATATCTTTACATTTTTCCACAAAATTTTTGTCTTCTTTTTCTTGTGCAATGCTAATAAAATCACTTAATATGTAGTATAAGAATTCTCCTACCCAAAAGCTCTCACCCTTCATATCTATCCCTATTCCACTAAGACCATCATTCCAATCATGAGCACCCATAAGAGGTATCCCTCTTGGACTAAACATAGCAAAAGATCTATTAATAGATTTCTTACAATGTTCATATATACTACCCTCGCCACCATCAAGGTAAGTTATTTCCTCATCCATAAAATCAAAGTCATTCGTTTCTTTTAAATATGCTATTGTAATACAAGGTAACCAAAGAAAATCGTCTGAACATCTACTTACTTGCCCTTTTTTTGATATTGGTCTCCACCAATGTGTTACACTACCATCATTTTTTTGTTGAGATGCATGAATACGAAGTCTATCTTTTGTACCTTCTGGATTATTTTCTAGATATATTAATGAATCCTGTAATTGATCTCTAAATCCATAGCCGCCATTTACCTGATAATAGCCTGTTCTTCCCCATATCCTACAGGATAGAGCTTGATATTTCAGCCAAATATTAGTCATGATATTCATTCCGTTATCAGGAGTATTTATATTCTCAGTATTAAGATATTTATCCCACATTTTATTGACTTCGTTAAATGCATTTTCTGATTCATCTATATTGTTATATCTATTAGCAAGATAATCTGCATGTTCCATAGAATCAGCGCAGCCAAGAGTAAACACTATCTTTTTCTTTTCTCCTGGTTCTAAATTGACAGTTACTTGTAAAGCTCCGATAGCATCGCCGTATCTTCCTGTCTTACATGTAAGTTTTGAATTGTCCATTGCTTTGGGGTGCTCTTCCGATGAGTACATTCCAATAAAATTTTCCTTATCTGTATCATAAGCTATTGGTGTCTCACTACATGAGTGAAATGCTACGTACGGCCAATTGGTATTTCCAGCTTGCCCTCTACTGTTTTCCATGCTCCACATACATTTTTCTGCTGTCAATCCATTCATTTTGACATTGTATTTAGTATCAATAAATAATTTATGGAACTCCCGATTTATATCTGGCGCATCACCTAGTGCCCATTCAAAATATGTAAAAAGATTAAGTTGGCGCTCTTTTGTATCTGTATTTTCTATTTCAAGTTCCCAGATTTCTAATGGATTATCTGGAACTACAAATATTTTCATTGTTGTAGCTATATTATTATCTCTTGATTTTATAACTGAATAGCCAATACCATGTCTAACTTCATAAAAATCGGATTCTTTACACACCGGTTTCCATGTTGCTGACCAATAGTCTTTAGTAGCCTCATCTCTAATGTATATATATTTTCCCCAATCATCTTTGATGGTATCTTGAAAAGTTCTAGTTATCCTATTTTCTGTAGCACTAGTTCTCCATGAAAAGCCACCACCCGTCTGAGAGATTATTGTAGAATAATCACCATTACTAATTGCGTTAGCCCAAGGTTTTGGGGTTTTAGGTGAAGTGATAACATACTCTCTTCCGTCCTCAGTAAAATATCCATATTTATTTTGAAATAACTTTTTTCCCATTGTTTACCTCCAAGTTATCTATTCAATCTGTTTTTTACATGATTCCCTAATAATTAATTCTGTTTTCATCATTATCGGTTCTTCCTGGAATTGCCCATTCATCGCATTAAAAATTGATTTAGTAGCTAAAATTCCCATTTCATACATAGATTGCCTTACTGTAGTTAAAGATGGATTAACATATTGTGCTAATTCTATATCATCAAATCCAACTATTCCTATATCTTTTCCTACTATAATTTTTGACTCATGAAAAGCTTGCATAGCACCAATTGCCATTTCATCATTAGCAGAAAATAAAGCATCTGGAATTTTATTTTGTAGAATCATAAGTTTTGCAGCTTTATAACCACCTTCTTTTGTAAAGTTTCCTTGATAATAAAATTGTGGTATATACTCTATTTTGTGATCATTTAATGCATCACAATAACCTTTAAATCTCTTTTTATCTGCATAACTCAGTGGAAAACCTCCTAAGTAACCTATTTTTTTGTATCCTTGAGAAATGATATATTCTACAGCATCATATGATGCGGCAATATTATCTACCATTACACTCATCACATATTTATGTTTTATATGTTGATTTATTAATACTATTGGCATATTTGCATCTGCTGCATTTTTAATCAGGTCTTCATACATATGATGATCAAATACTATCATTCCATCAGTTCTATTTTCTTTTAGAAATCTAACTGCTGTACTTTTTAGACCTCCTGAAGAACTGATACTAACTAAATCATATTCATATGATAAAACTTCTTCTTGTACTCCTTTTATGAATTCTGAATAAAAAGGGCCATGAAGTTCAGACAATATTAGCCCTATGAGATTTTTCTTTTTTGATTTCAAATTCTTAGCATTACTATCAGGTCTATAATTTAATTTCATCGCTGCTTTTAAAACTTTTTCTTTTTTTTCCGTACTCACATACCCAGTATTATTTAGTGCATAAGATACAGTAGATATGGAAACTCCTGCGAGTTTCGCTACATCTTTAATTGTTGCCATATAGTTATCACCCTTCTAATTCTAATTTACTTATATCTTACATTCTTCCAACAAAATAAGCAACACTATGTAATATTATGTAGGAAGAATGTATATATAAATTAGAAAAACACCTTTTTATTTACTATTTGCATATCGTTCATATGCTTGTGTATTTATTTCCATATATTCTTTCAATCCCATTTTATTAAGTGTTTCTATATACTTATTCCAGCCTCTATCATCAAATTTATATTGTCCAATAATAACTTTGGCTCTTATTTCTTTTACATAATTTAGAATATCTGCTGATAATCCACTTAATTTAGAATTTTCCTCTGTTGTATATGTTAAATTCGGCCACACTTCTTTTACATGATAAGGTTTTGTTTTTTTAGCTGCTTCTAGAGCTGGTATTGAAGCTTCAGAACCTCTAAAATATTTTTCCATTGTAATACCTGCCCAGCCAGAAACAGATGGCATATAAAGATTTCTAGCTTGGTCAAGACTCAATCCATCTGGATTATTAGTTATTATATCAGTAAACTCATATTTTCCATCTGATGTAACATTATATGTTTCACCTTCAATACCCATATTGAAAAGTCTTGCTCCTTCTTCGCTATACATATAATCTAACCATCTCATTGTTGCTTCAGGATATTTATTGCTACTAGTAATAACAGCCATACCAGGTGTTTCAAGTATTGGCATAACACCACTAAACAATTTATCTCCCTTTGGTCCTTCAATCACTCCAAGTCCTATATATCCTTCTTGATTAAGTAATACCGGACTAAATCCTGCATAACATCCAAAAATATCATTTGAAGCATGCGCAACTACTGTTTTCCATTTCTTAGTAAATATTTCTTGATCTAACAGACCTTCCGTATAAAGTTTATTAAGATATAATATCATATCCCTATATTGCTCATCTGCAGGTATGAATCTAAGTTCACCATTATCATTCTGATCTATAAATAATTGCCCTTTACCTCTATTGTTCAATCCATATGCTCCTGATAAATCGATAATTAACCCACCTATATTCAACCCTGTAAGTGGTATTTCATCTGCTTCATCATTTCCATTAGGATCTTTATCTTTAAAAGCTTTCAAAACATCATAAAGTTCTTCAGTTGTTGTTGGTTCTTTTAGCCCTAATTTTTTCAACCAATCTTCTCTTATCCAAAATCTTACACCAGTTCGCATTGAAGCAAAATCAGCATCAATTACCCTAGGCAAACAATATATTCCTCCATCAGGTGCTGTCAAACCTTTTCTAATTTCAGGATATTCTTCAAACATCTGTTTAATATTCGGAGCATACTGGTCAATTAAATCATTCAGTTTAAGGAATACCCCTTGCTCAGCACCATAAGTTACAATATCAGAAAGTGTTACTTTCATACGAAAAAATACATCAGGGTATTCTCCACTTGCTAATGTTATATTTTTCTTTTCTTTAATTGAAGCCCAAGGAACCATGTTCCATTCAACTCTCATATTAGTCATTTTTTCATATTCCTGCATAACCATAGTCTCATTGAATGGTGGTTGCGTAGGTGATTGACTAGCCATAACTTTTAGAGTAATTGGTTCGTTTACTATGGGCATCCCTGACTCATTTATCAATTTACTTTCCTTTTGATTATTCCCAACATCTTTTTTTGCAGCTTCTGTTGCTTTTTTGCCACAAGCAGTCAATGAAACTGTACACATGACGATTATTAATACTAAAGAAATACTATTTCTTAAAATTTTCCAATTAGGTATCATGAAATACTCTCTCCTTTGTAAATTTCATTATAATCTATAATTTTATAAACATGGCGTACTTATCCTTTTAATGCTCCTACCATCACACCTTTTACAAAATGCCTTTGTAAAATTGGATAAATAATTAATACAGGTAAGCTTGCAAATACAATGACAGCATATTTTAGGCTCTCTGAAAATAATTGCTGTTGAGCTACTGATTCACTAGTCATATTCATCATATCATTCATCTCATTTTGAATAAGTATGTCTCTTAAAATTAATTGAAGCGGATGCTTTTCTTTATCAGATAAATATATTAAAGCATTAAAAAATGCATTCCAATGAGCAATTCCATAATATAACACCATAACAGCCATAATTGGTTTAGATAATGGTAAGATTATTTTCATTAGAATTTTTATATTGGAGCAACCATCTATCATACTTGCTTCTTGAATTTCCATCGGTATGCTGTTCTGAAAAAATGTTCTAACGATAATGACATTATACATAGATATTGCATTAGGTAAAATCATAACCCAGAAATTATTAATTAAACCTAAGTCTTTTATAATTAAATAAGTTGGAATCAATCCACCGC is a window of Vallitalea longa DNA encoding:
- a CDS encoding carbohydrate ABC transporter permease, with translation MNARKSKGDIIFDTINVVILTIILIIVAYPLIYVVSASISDPTAILNGQLRLLPKGFTLEAYKRVLQNKDILMGYKNTIIYTVIGTLVNIILTIMIAYPLSRKDMRGRNFIMAILTFTMFFSGGLIPTYLIIKDLGLINNFWVMILPNAISMYNVIIVRTFFQNSIPMEIQEASMIDGCSNIKILMKIILPLSKPIMAVMVLYYGIAHWNAFFNALIYLSDKEKHPLQLILRDILIQNEMNDMMNMTSESVAQQQLFSESLKYAVIVFASLPVLIIYPILQRHFVKGVMVGALKG
- a CDS encoding extracellular solute-binding protein translates to MIPNWKILRNSISLVLIIVMCTVSLTACGKKATEAAKKDVGNNQKESKLINESGMPIVNEPITLKVMASQSPTQPPFNETMVMQEYEKMTNMRVEWNMVPWASIKEKKNITLASGEYPDVFFRMKVTLSDIVTYGAEQGVFLKLNDLIDQYAPNIKQMFEEYPEIRKGLTAPDGGIYCLPRVIDADFASMRTGVRFWIREDWLKKLGLKEPTTTEELYDVLKAFKDKDPNGNDEADEIPLTGLNIGGLIIDLSGAYGLNNRGKGQLFIDQNDNGELRFIPADEQYRDMILYLNKLYTEGLLDQEIFTKKWKTVVAHASNDIFGCYAGFSPVLLNQEGYIGLGVIEGPKGDKLFSGVMPILETPGMAVITSSNKYPEATMRWLDYMYSEEGARLFNMGIEGETYNVTSDGKYEFTDIITNNPDGLSLDQARNLYMPSVSGWAGITMEKYFRGSEASIPALEAAKKTKPYHVKEVWPNLTYTTEENSKLSGLSADILNYVKEIRAKVIIGQYKFDDRGWNKYIETLNKMGLKEYMEINTQAYERYANSK
- a CDS encoding GH36-type glycosyl hydrolase domain-containing protein, with amino-acid sequence MGKKLFQNKYGYFTEDGREYVITSPKTPKPWANAISNGDYSTIISQTGGGFSWRTSATENRITRTFQDTIKDDWGKYIYIRDEATKDYWSATWKPVCKESDFYEVRHGIGYSVIKSRDNNIATTMKIFVVPDNPLEIWELEIENTDTKERQLNLFTYFEWALGDAPDINREFHKLFIDTKYNVKMNGLTAEKCMWSMENSRGQAGNTNWPYVAFHSCSETPIAYDTDKENFIGMYSSEEHPKAMDNSKLTCKTGRYGDAIGALQVTVNLEPGEKKKIVFTLGCADSMEHADYLANRYNNIDESENAFNEVNKMWDKYLNTENINTPDNGMNIMTNIWLKYQALSCRIWGRTGYYQVNGGYGFRDQLQDSLIYLENNPEGTKDRLRIHASQQKNDGSVTHWWRPISKKGQVSRCSDDFLWLPCITIAYLKETNDFDFMDEEITYLDGGEGSIYEHCKKSINRSFAMFSPRGIPLMGAHDWNDGLSGIGIDMKGESFWVGEFLYYILSDFISIAQEKEDKNFVEKCKDICELLRTNINKYGWDGKWYLQATQDNGEKVGAKYNEQGFIYLNPQIWAVISGIADNDRAKKCMDSVSKYLLKDYGALLLFPEYSTPDEKIGYITRYAPGLRENGGVYTHAATWAVRAYAMLGDADKAYEAYRKICPPNRSNDIDTYMGEPYVTPGNSDGPTSPYYGRGSWTWFTGSAQWLHRVAVQWILGIRPNYNELIIDPCIPKEWNGFTYTRKLQDDIYMIEVDNSAHVSKGVKEIIVDGVKVESNKIATFGDKKEHVVKVIMG
- a CDS encoding LacI family DNA-binding transcriptional regulator; its protein translation is MATIKDVAKLAGVSISTVSYALNNTGYVSTEKKEKVLKAAMKLNYRPDSNAKNLKSKKKNLIGLILSELHGPFYSEFIKGVQEEVLSYEYDLVSISSSGGLKSTAVRFLKENRTDGMIVFDHHMYEDLIKNAADANMPIVLINQHIKHKYVMSVMVDNIAASYDAVEYIISQGYKKIGYLGGFPLSYADKKRFKGYCDALNDHKIEYIPQFYYQGNFTKEGGYKAAKLMILQNKIPDALFSANDEMAIGAMQAFHESKIIVGKDIGIVGFDDIELAQYVNPSLTTVRQSMYEMGILATKSIFNAMNGQFQEEPIMMKTELIIRESCKKQIE